In Polynucleobacter arcticus, the following proteins share a genomic window:
- the metK gene encoding methionine adenosyltransferase has product MANDYFFTSESVSEGHPDKVADQISDSILDAILAQDPTARVAAETLCNTGLVVLAGEITTNANVDYIQVARNTLREIGYDNTDYGIDYKGCAVLVAYDKQSPDIAQGVDKAHDDGLDQGAGDQGLMFGYACDETTELMPLPIHLSHRLVERQSQLRRDGRLNWLRPDAKSQVTLRYVDGKPDSIDTVVLSTQHDEDISLEKLREAVIEEIIKPVLPKHLIKGAINFLVNPTGRFVIGGPQGDCGLTGRKIIVDTYGGAAPHGGGAFSGKDPSKVDRSAAYAGRYVAKNVVAAGLASKCLIQISYAIGVAKPTSVMVSTFGTGKISDEKIAQLVSEHFDLRPKGIVKMLNLLRPIYRKTAAYGHFGREEPEFTWEQCDKAPALRAAAGL; this is encoded by the coding sequence ATGGCAAATGATTACTTCTTTACCTCAGAATCCGTCTCTGAAGGTCATCCCGATAAAGTAGCAGACCAAATTTCTGATTCCATCTTGGATGCCATCTTGGCTCAAGATCCAACAGCACGTGTTGCTGCAGAAACTTTGTGCAATACCGGCTTAGTTGTTTTGGCTGGTGAAATCACTACCAATGCCAACGTCGATTACATCCAAGTCGCTCGCAATACTTTGCGTGAAATTGGTTACGACAATACTGACTACGGCATTGACTATAAAGGCTGTGCGGTATTGGTGGCCTATGACAAGCAAAGCCCTGATATCGCTCAGGGCGTAGATAAAGCGCATGATGACGGCCTAGACCAAGGTGCTGGTGACCAAGGTTTGATGTTTGGTTACGCTTGTGATGAGACTACAGAACTCATGCCTTTGCCGATCCATTTGTCACACCGTTTAGTAGAGCGTCAATCTCAACTTCGCCGTGATGGCCGTTTGAATTGGTTGCGCCCAGATGCAAAATCTCAGGTGACTTTACGTTACGTTGATGGCAAGCCAGATTCGATTGACACGGTTGTACTCTCTACACAACACGATGAAGATATTTCTCTCGAGAAATTACGCGAAGCCGTAATCGAAGAAATCATCAAGCCTGTATTGCCAAAGCATCTGATTAAAGGCGCAATTAACTTTTTGGTGAACCCAACTGGTCGCTTTGTCATCGGCGGCCCACAGGGTGATTGTGGTTTGACTGGTCGCAAGATCATTGTGGATACCTACGGCGGTGCAGCCCCTCACGGCGGTGGTGCGTTCTCCGGTAAAGATCCCTCTAAGGTTGACCGCTCTGCTGCCTACGCTGGTCGTTATGTAGCGAAGAACGTCGTTGCTGCTGGTTTAGCAAGCAAGTGCTTGATCCAGATCTCTTACGCTATTGGTGTAGCCAAGCCCACCTCAGTGATGGTGAGCACCTTTGGCACCGGCAAAATCTCTGACGAAAAGATTGCGCAATTGGTATCTGAGCACTTTGACTTACGTCCAAAAGGCATTGTGAAGATGTTGAACCTGTTGCGCCCGATTTATCGTAAGACTGCTGCTTATGGCCACTTTGGTCGTGAAGAGCCAGAATTTACTTGGGAGCA
- a CDS encoding lysophospholipid acyltransferase family protein: MRKLLLKLTLNVIAVLPLFLVQTIGAALGVLAYVGSKQYRSLFRPQYEAVVKEHHLPRQIWSAAAASGQLFSDSLWIWRNPQKALELVEVQDWDLVEAAINEGHGLVMLTPHLGGFEIIPRVLAQHFPATILYRPSRQKWLNEVVEEGRAYPNMHFVPTNLNGVRQMTRALTRGEAIGILPDQVPSGGEGVWVPFFGRPAYTTPLPARLANRNNTPVVMFTAKRKGLGKGWLMQAKRLGPLSEDSTLAAAELNVAIENAILVAPNQFIWAYNRYKHPSGAELPPGN; encoded by the coding sequence GTGCGCAAACTACTTCTCAAGCTAACCCTCAATGTCATTGCCGTGTTGCCCCTATTTCTGGTTCAGACAATTGGCGCTGCTCTGGGAGTGTTGGCCTATGTGGGCTCCAAGCAATATCGATCGCTTTTTCGTCCTCAATACGAAGCCGTTGTTAAAGAGCATCATTTACCCAGGCAAATCTGGAGTGCGGCTGCAGCTTCGGGCCAACTCTTCTCAGATAGCCTGTGGATTTGGCGTAACCCACAAAAAGCTCTAGAACTAGTGGAAGTGCAAGACTGGGACTTAGTTGAGGCAGCCATTAATGAAGGTCATGGCTTGGTGATGCTCACACCCCACCTAGGTGGCTTTGAAATCATTCCTCGTGTTTTGGCGCAGCACTTTCCGGCAACGATTCTCTATCGCCCATCACGCCAAAAATGGCTTAATGAAGTAGTTGAGGAAGGGCGCGCCTATCCCAATATGCATTTTGTACCAACCAACCTCAATGGCGTTCGTCAAATGACGCGGGCGCTCACACGCGGCGAAGCAATTGGCATTCTTCCAGATCAAGTCCCAAGTGGTGGCGAAGGCGTTTGGGTGCCATTCTTTGGGCGCCCTGCTTATACAACCCCGCTACCAGCTCGCCTCGCAAATCGCAACAACACACCGGTTGTGATGTTTACGGCCAAACGTAAAGGGCTTGGCAAAGGCTGGCTCATGCAAGCCAAGAGGCTAGGGCCACTTTCTGAAGATTCCACACTGGCAGCTGCCGAACTCAACGTTGCTATTGAGAACGCAATCCTAGTTGCACCTAATCAGTTCATCTGGGCATACAACCGCTATAAACATCCTAGCGGAGCAGAATTACCTC